aggctttgtgccgtccctgctgagaggggatcctcagcacagccctgaagatctgcacataggagaaaacaatgaaaatgaaacaactgaaCACTAAACAGGCAATAACCATAAGAAGCcaaatttccctgaggtagcctgagtgtgagcaggagagcttgaggatgtgtgggatttcacagaagaactggcccagggcattgccctggcacaggggcagggaaaatgtattggctgtgtgcagcagagcattgagaaagccagtggcccaggcagctgctgccatgtgggcacaagctctgctgcccaggagggt
This Pseudopipra pipra isolate bDixPip1 chromosome W, bDixPip1.hap1, whole genome shotgun sequence DNA region includes the following protein-coding sequences:
- the LOC135405566 gene encoding olfactory receptor 14J1-like — encoded protein: MCYDRYVAICKPLHYGTLLGSRACAHMAAAAWATGFLNALLHTANTFSLPLCQGNALGQFFCEIPHILKLSCSHSGYLREIWLLMVIACLVFSCFIFIVFSYVQIFRAVLRIPSQQGRHKAFSTCLPHLAVVSLFISTSFFAYLKPPSISSPSLDLIVSVLYSVMSP